One window of Lemur catta isolate mLemCat1 chromosome 3, mLemCat1.pri, whole genome shotgun sequence genomic DNA carries:
- the MYCL gene encoding LOW QUALITY PROTEIN: protein L-Myc (The sequence of the model RefSeq protein was modified relative to this genomic sequence to represent the inferred CDS: inserted 1 base in 1 codon) — MCVCAGCRXAPSGPGAGTLQVAGGGREGADMDFDSYQHYFYDYDCGEDFYRSTAPSEDIWKKFELVPSPPTSPPWGLGPGAGDLAPAIGPPEPWPGGGAGDEGESRGHSKACGRNYASIIRRDCMWSGFSARERLERAVSDRLAAGAPRGNPPKAPTAPDCSPSLEAGTPAPAAPCPLGEPKTQACSGSESPSDSEGEEIDVVTVEKRQSLGIRKPVTITVRADPLDPCMKHFHIAIHQQQHNYAARFPPESCSQEGAPERDPQEEALEGDAPEEKEDEEDEEIVSPLPAESEAPQSCHPKPVSSDTEDVTKRKNHNFLERKRRNDLRSRFLALRDQVPTLASCSKAPKVVILSKALEYLQALVGAEKRMATEKRQLRCRQQQLQKRIAYLSGY, encoded by the exons atgtgcgtgtgtgcggGCTGCC CTGCCCCGAGCGGGCCGGGAGCCGGTACGCTCCAGGTGGCGGGCGGCGGGCGCGAG GGAGCGGACATGGACTTCGACTCGTACCAGCACTATTTCTACGACTATGACTGCGGGGAGGATTTCTACCGATCCACGGCGCCCAGCGAGGACATCTGGAAGAAATTCGAGCTGGTGCCGTCGCCCCCCACGTCGCCGCCTTGGGGCTTGGGTCCCGGCGCCGGGGACCTGGCTCCTGCGATTGGTCCCCCGGAGCCGTGGCCCGGAGGGGGCGCAGGGGACGAGGGGGAATCTCGGGGCCACTCGAAAGCTTGTGGCAGGAACTACGCCTCCATCATTCGTCGTGACTGCATGTGGAGCGGCTTCTCCGCCCGGGAACGGCTGGAGAGAGCTGTGAGCGACCGGCTCGCTGCTGGCGCGCCCCGAGGGAACCCGCCCAAGGCGCCCACCGCCCCGGACTGCAGTCCCAGCCTCGAAGCCGGCACCCCGGCACCCGCCGCCCCCTGTCCGCTGGGCGAGCCCAAGACCCAGGCCTGCTCGGGATCCGAGAGCCCAAGTGACTCGG AGGGTGAAGAAATCGATGTTGTGACAGTAGAGAAGAGACAGTCCCTGGGTATACGGAAGCCTGTCACCATCACGGTGCGAGCGGACCCCCTGGACCCCTGCATGAAACACTTCCACATCGCCATCCACCAGCAGCAGCACAACTATGCAGCCCGTTTTCCTCCAGAAAGCTGCTCCCAAGAAGGGGCTCCAGAGAGGGATCCCCAAGAAGAGGCTCTGGAGGGAGATGCCCCGGAGGagaaggaagatgaagaggaTGAAGAGATTGTGAGCCCCCTGCCTGCAGAAAGTGAGGCTCCCCAGTCCTGCCACCCTAAACCCGTCAGTTCTGATACTGAGGACGTGACCAAGAGGAAGAACCACAACTTCCTGGAGCGCAAAAGGCGGAATGACCTGCGTTCACGGTTCTTGGCCCTGAGGGACCAGGTACCCACCCTGGCCAGCTGCTCTAAGGCCCCCAAAGTGGTGATCCTAAGCAAGGCCTTGGAATACTTGCAAGCCCTGGTGGGGGCTGAGAAGAGGATGGCGACGGAGAAAAGGCAGCTTCGATGCCGGCAACAGCAGTTGCAGAAAAGAATTGCGTACCTCAGTGGCTACTAA